The Novosphingobium kaempferiae genome includes a window with the following:
- a CDS encoding cupin domain-containing protein, with protein sequence MRPRIVALDVEAMDWKPLGPAGLYSKLLSRDEETGARTALQRLNPEEGYQPPTIAHFHTTYEEILGVRGWFSFDQRTWVRPGSYVFHPPRTVHGFSSAVPQDSWFLSRVGRDLDVNLVDVPAHDDLYVIEGDAPPRIPCAMGEPMAELGFVQRTIAGASAPVQWCELSVDPETGEGSALVRLPSGWRYEAAGLPGYLEIFTLEGALSQEGAGEVPRGMTYYFYPPEEPVGPLVANGEILAYINFGRPLEP encoded by the coding sequence ATGCGACCGAGGATTGTAGCGCTCGATGTCGAGGCGATGGACTGGAAACCGCTGGGCCCCGCCGGTCTCTACTCGAAGCTGCTGAGCCGCGACGAGGAGACGGGCGCGCGGACGGCATTGCAGCGGCTCAATCCGGAGGAAGGGTATCAGCCTCCGACGATCGCGCATTTCCATACCACTTACGAGGAAATCCTCGGCGTGCGAGGCTGGTTCAGCTTCGACCAGCGGACTTGGGTCCGCCCCGGCTCCTACGTGTTCCACCCACCGCGCACCGTGCATGGCTTCAGCAGCGCGGTGCCGCAGGACAGCTGGTTCCTCTCTCGCGTGGGCCGCGACCTCGACGTGAACCTCGTCGATGTTCCCGCTCATGACGACCTCTACGTCATCGAGGGTGACGCCCCGCCGCGCATCCCCTGCGCCATGGGCGAGCCGATGGCCGAACTCGGCTTCGTCCAGCGGACCATCGCGGGTGCGAGTGCGCCGGTGCAGTGGTGCGAACTCTCGGTCGATCCCGAGACCGGTGAAGGCTCCGCGCTCGTTCGCCTGCCATCGGGCTGGCGCTATGAAGCCGCCGGACTGCCCGGCTACCTTGAGATATTCACGCTTGAAGGGGCTTTGTCGCAGGAGGGCGCCGGGGAAGTGCCCCGAGGCATGACCTACTATTTCTACCCGCCCGAGGAGCCCGTCGGCCCGCTTGTCGCGAACGGTGAAATCCTTGCCTACATCAATTTCGGACGCCCGCTGGAGCCCTAA
- a CDS encoding MFS transporter codes for MTMSLAAGADSPFSSDRNEPWRRWLTVSGLLLAMVIIHGIIQAGLPALDKALLTDLGISRGDLKAREAIFFLASGTSSFLVGLVTRRIAPNFIIFGGLALLAATLWAYAHAASIGQIYAIYPFLGLCFASVHVVIVVLLIHRNFESRRALAISIALSGTSLGAAIFPNLVIHLLKEESWRQSLTQLAVLPLLAMPFLLLLLPRNGYVAGRTNAAQPVAEGKIRRTGLRLACLMVATFGTFYAATSFLMNLFLYLQDVGMKSEMAAMGMSSVFVIGLCGKAVVGLCAERWGSHVLWLVQQAILLGGAILLTTGVIAVLLPGLVLLGIGWAGCYVMTQVVLSEYFAGPKLGQLIGAFFLFEGASSALGTWAAARLFDAFGSYQVGFSVNVLTVALAIGATLVFRRSVRRDIADA; via the coding sequence ATGACCATGTCCCTGGCCGCCGGCGCAGATTCCCCTTTCTCCTCTGACCGCAACGAGCCGTGGCGGCGCTGGCTCACCGTCAGCGGATTGCTGCTTGCGATGGTCATCATCCACGGCATCATCCAGGCGGGGCTTCCGGCGCTCGACAAGGCGCTGTTGACGGACCTCGGCATTTCCCGCGGGGATCTCAAGGCGCGTGAGGCGATCTTCTTCCTGGCATCGGGAACGTCGAGCTTCCTCGTCGGACTGGTGACGCGCCGAATAGCGCCGAACTTCATCATTTTCGGCGGCCTCGCGCTGTTGGCGGCTACGCTCTGGGCCTATGCCCATGCGGCTTCGATCGGACAGATCTACGCGATCTATCCGTTTCTCGGCCTGTGCTTCGCCAGCGTTCACGTTGTCATCGTGGTCCTGCTGATCCACCGCAATTTCGAGAGCCGCCGCGCGCTGGCGATCTCGATCGCGCTGTCGGGCACCAGCCTCGGCGCGGCGATCTTCCCGAACCTCGTCATTCATCTGCTGAAGGAAGAAAGCTGGCGTCAGAGTCTCACGCAGCTTGCGGTACTGCCGCTGCTGGCAATGCCGTTCCTGCTCCTGCTGCTTCCCCGCAACGGCTACGTGGCCGGGCGGACGAATGCTGCCCAGCCCGTCGCCGAAGGCAAGATCCGTCGCACCGGACTTCGCCTCGCCTGCCTCATGGTGGCTACATTCGGCACGTTCTACGCCGCCACGTCCTTCCTGATGAACCTGTTCCTCTATCTTCAGGACGTGGGGATGAAGTCGGAAATGGCGGCGATGGGCATGAGCAGCGTTTTCGTGATCGGGCTCTGTGGCAAGGCCGTCGTCGGCCTCTGCGCGGAACGCTGGGGCTCGCACGTGCTCTGGCTGGTGCAACAGGCGATCCTGCTGGGCGGTGCGATCCTGCTGACGACCGGTGTAATAGCGGTCCTTCTGCCCGGTCTGGTCCTGCTCGGCATCGGTTGGGCGGGCTGCTACGTCATGACGCAGGTCGTGCTGTCCGAGTACTTCGCCGGGCCGAAGCTGGGCCAGCTTATCGGCGCATTCTTCCTGTTCGAAGGCGCATCGTCGGCGCTTGGCACATGGGCCGCGGCGCGGCTCTTCGACGCTTTCGGTTCCTATCAGGTGGGCTTTTCCGTCAACGTGCTGACAGTGGCTCTGGCCATCGGCGCGACGCTGGTGTTTCGCCGTTCGGTGCGACGCGACATTGCGGATGCCTGA
- a CDS encoding cupin domain-containing protein, whose translation MSEHPRPVAYDVSLCVHESDIADEPFTLFGAGTHVHPLRKLDDGSLRSGLVSLPAGFVGTGRIACAEVVQVFVRSGTITVGDVHLGFGGFVAVPRGGELPTIGSETGAQVVVILDHGTAEAPQGNTETLVVPDVFAVEPIVPVIAGKVLEGFERRVLWEDTGTGADTRLLRIPAGFEGTGGPSYHPVEEEIFCLEGDIAPDDDTPMRAGSYLWNPRLSVHGFHEHTRGGCVLLEWHDGPWAYLRYEGGELVES comes from the coding sequence ATGTCCGAACACCCTCGCCCTGTCGCTTACGACGTGTCCCTGTGCGTCCATGAAAGCGACATTGCCGATGAGCCGTTCACACTCTTCGGTGCAGGCACGCATGTGCATCCCCTGCGCAAGCTCGACGACGGATCGTTGCGAAGCGGGCTGGTGTCGCTGCCTGCCGGATTTGTCGGGACAGGGCGGATTGCCTGCGCGGAGGTCGTCCAGGTTTTCGTGCGCTCCGGAACGATCACCGTGGGCGATGTGCACCTCGGCTTCGGTGGGTTCGTGGCAGTGCCTCGCGGCGGCGAATTGCCGACGATCGGGAGCGAAACCGGTGCGCAAGTCGTCGTCATCCTCGATCATGGCACGGCCGAGGCGCCGCAGGGAAATACGGAAACGCTCGTCGTGCCGGACGTCTTCGCGGTCGAGCCGATAGTACCGGTAATTGCCGGAAAAGTACTCGAAGGTTTCGAACGCCGGGTGCTCTGGGAGGACACGGGCACTGGTGCGGACACCCGGCTGCTCCGCATTCCTGCAGGTTTCGAAGGAACCGGCGGACCGAGCTACCATCCGGTCGAGGAAGAGATATTCTGCCTCGAAGGCGATATCGCGCCCGATGACGACACGCCGATGCGCGCCGGATCGTACTTGTGGAACCCGCGGCTTTCGGTTCATGGCTTTCACGAACACACTAGGGGCGGCTGCGTGCTGCTCGAATGGCACGACGGGCCCTGGGCCTATCTCCGCTACGAAGGCGGAGAACTCGTCGAAAGCTGA
- a CDS encoding TonB-dependent receptor — MMTSRWIMGVSAAALFIGAQPALAQDAADESAATEKASGVGSDIVVTAQRREQSLQDVPIAVSAISADALVAQEATSTQGLLRMFPNVSGAQITGAGANNYSIRGLSNAETAATFDSPVGTYIDGIYLSRVNSNNFALFDIERIEVMRGPQGTLFGRNTTGGAINVVLKQPGKEMGASVEGSYGNYDSKSLRGSIDMPIGEHIRTRLSGYWMDEDGYVKNITTGGTENDHDGWGVRGAVSIDLSSAVTWDISVDHIHDENSLIPATKVDGKWISRTGLQKLGSIVTGKKGDIEPNRVINDTTGVTSKLTIDASIGTIQFITGYRHLRSKFNLDYFDNPSTIGGYDSVQYSKHNQFSQEANISGELFGGVADYTAGLFYFHEYNDTDFTTVFRLGSGAPFVDADRTVFNTTDSFAMYGQFDWHLTDKLTLTTGGRWTTDTKKMHYEDNGNPRASVHLTDQTLLNAGIPLTQTASVFTPRVALTYQATPDVMLFASATKGFKSGGWNVRATTTNLLGDFEAETIWSFEGGVRSEFFDRKVTFNLTGFYGYTKNLQIATANGASSAGVPVFPVGNFSDFRSYGLEAEANFRPIDGLSIFANAGYNKTEYANPTPAVLAQQAACEAALAAGGTSSNCGGGIIRLDGTIAAPLRAPKFTGTVGFSWDVPVTDTWSVVPSSSFRYVSSFNVNAAELPTTYDDGYSLLAGSLALENKDAGMRFSIGCENCTNSIYRVATIAGYSYWSPPRRWTARARFDF, encoded by the coding sequence ATGATGACTTCACGCTGGATCATGGGCGTCTCCGCCGCTGCGCTGTTCATCGGCGCGCAGCCTGCGCTCGCACAGGACGCCGCGGACGAAAGCGCAGCGACGGAAAAGGCTTCGGGCGTCGGCAGCGACATCGTCGTTACCGCACAGCGCCGCGAGCAAAGCCTGCAGGACGTGCCGATCGCCGTCTCCGCCATCAGTGCGGATGCGTTGGTGGCGCAGGAGGCGACCTCGACGCAGGGCCTGCTGCGCATGTTCCCGAACGTGTCGGGCGCGCAGATCACCGGTGCTGGCGCCAACAACTACTCGATCCGCGGGCTTTCCAATGCGGAGACTGCCGCGACGTTCGACTCTCCGGTCGGCACCTACATCGACGGCATCTATCTCAGCCGCGTGAACTCCAACAATTTCGCGCTGTTCGACATCGAGCGGATCGAGGTGATGCGCGGCCCGCAGGGCACGCTGTTTGGCCGCAACACCACCGGCGGCGCGATCAACGTCGTGCTCAAGCAGCCCGGCAAGGAAATGGGCGCCTCTGTGGAAGGCTCCTACGGCAATTACGACTCCAAGTCGCTGCGCGGCTCCATCGACATGCCGATCGGCGAACACATCCGCACCCGCCTGTCGGGCTACTGGATGGATGAGGACGGATACGTCAAGAACATCACCACCGGCGGCACCGAGAACGATCACGACGGCTGGGGCGTGCGCGGCGCGGTCAGCATCGACCTGTCGTCGGCCGTGACCTGGGACATCTCGGTCGATCACATCCATGACGAGAACTCGCTGATCCCCGCCACCAAGGTGGACGGCAAGTGGATCAGCAGGACAGGCCTCCAGAAGCTGGGCAGCATCGTCACCGGCAAGAAGGGCGACATCGAGCCGAACCGCGTCATCAACGATACCACCGGCGTCACCAGCAAGCTGACCATCGACGCCAGCATCGGCACCATCCAGTTCATCACCGGCTACCGCCATCTGCGCAGCAAGTTCAACCTCGACTACTTCGACAACCCGTCGACCATCGGCGGATATGACTCGGTGCAGTATTCGAAGCACAACCAGTTCAGCCAGGAAGCCAACATCTCGGGCGAGCTGTTCGGCGGCGTGGCGGACTATACGGCGGGGCTGTTCTACTTCCATGAGTACAACGACACCGACTTCACCACCGTATTCCGCCTCGGCAGCGGCGCGCCCTTCGTCGATGCGGACCGCACGGTGTTCAACACCACCGACAGCTTCGCGATGTACGGCCAGTTCGACTGGCACCTGACCGACAAGCTGACCCTGACGACCGGTGGCCGCTGGACCACCGACACCAAGAAGATGCATTACGAGGACAACGGCAATCCGCGCGCCAGCGTCCACCTGACCGACCAGACGCTGCTCAACGCGGGCATCCCGCTGACGCAGACCGCGTCGGTCTTCACCCCGCGCGTCGCGCTGACCTATCAGGCGACCCCGGACGTGATGCTGTTCGCATCGGCCACCAAGGGCTTCAAGTCGGGTGGCTGGAACGTGCGCGCCACGACCACCAACCTGCTGGGCGACTTCGAGGCGGAAACGATCTGGTCGTTCGAAGGCGGCGTGCGTTCGGAGTTCTTCGACCGCAAGGTCACGTTCAACCTCACGGGGTTCTATGGTTATACCAAGAACCTTCAGATCGCGACCGCCAACGGCGCTTCCTCGGCCGGCGTGCCGGTGTTCCCGGTCGGCAACTTCTCGGATTTCCGCAGTTATGGTCTTGAAGCGGAAGCCAACTTCCGCCCGATCGACGGCCTCTCGATCTTCGCCAACGCGGGCTACAACAAGACCGAGTACGCCAACCCGACCCCGGCGGTTCTGGCGCAGCAGGCTGCCTGTGAGGCGGCGCTGGCGGCAGGCGGGACGAGCAGCAACTGCGGTGGCGGCATCATCCGGCTCGATGGCACCATCGCCGCTCCGCTGCGCGCGCCCAAGTTCACCGGCACCGTCGGCTTCTCGTGGGACGTGCCTGTCACCGACACATGGTCCGTCGTGCCGTCCAGCTCGTTCCGGTACGTAAGCAGCTTCAACGTCAACGCGGCCGAACTGCCGACCACTTACGACGATGGCTACTCGCTTCTCGCGGGCTCGCTCGCGCTGGAGAACAAGGACGCCGGGATGCGCTTCTCGATCGGGTGCGAGAACTGCACGAACTCGATCTACCGCGTGGCCACCATCGCCGGTTACTCGTACTGGTCGCCGCCGCGCCGCTGGACCGCCCGCGCGCGCTTCGACTTCTGA
- a CDS encoding alpha/beta hydrolase — MRRAYIDSRHGQIHLRECGEGPAVLLAHANPWTSLFWEPVMPLLAAQGFRVIAYDGLGYGNSDSASACLTIEGQAEVMADVGQEMGGVFAVIGWHQGGITGLEFALRDPAACPVLVMDGATTVTDEQAMALATQVIANNPQYPFAGNEAHWWVDMLLGKLRLFNPHFVLDADTWPLFRRLTIGSLQNDPTIATSPSPMVPEAVRAALTPHKRSDVSVSHYDWIARLPALESRLLLLTAEDEPLRPAHDDALAAAPAGHAQFSYPGGHPLIGVGREAEYIEPIAAFLRAHLPAC; from the coding sequence ATGCGGCGCGCCTATATCGACAGCCGTCACGGCCAGATCCACTTGCGCGAATGCGGGGAGGGGCCGGCGGTGCTGCTCGCCCACGCAAATCCGTGGACGAGCCTGTTCTGGGAGCCGGTCATGCCGCTGCTTGCGGCGCAGGGTTTTCGCGTCATAGCCTACGACGGGTTGGGCTACGGGAACTCGGACAGCGCCTCGGCATGCCTGACCATCGAAGGGCAGGCCGAAGTCATGGCCGACGTCGGGCAGGAAATGGGCGGCGTCTTCGCGGTCATAGGCTGGCATCAGGGCGGCATCACGGGGCTGGAGTTCGCCTTGCGCGATCCTGCGGCCTGTCCGGTTCTCGTGATGGACGGCGCGACGACCGTCACGGACGAACAGGCCATGGCCCTGGCGACGCAAGTGATCGCCAATAATCCGCAGTACCCGTTCGCGGGCAACGAAGCGCACTGGTGGGTGGACATGCTGCTCGGCAAGCTGCGCCTGTTCAACCCGCATTTCGTGCTCGATGCCGATACCTGGCCGCTGTTCCGGCGACTGACCATCGGCTCGCTCCAGAACGATCCGACGATCGCGACGTCGCCGTCGCCGATGGTTCCGGAAGCGGTTCGCGCAGCGCTCACACCCCACAAGCGGTCGGACGTGAGCGTGTCCCACTATGACTGGATCGCGCGACTGCCGGCGCTCGAAAGCAGGCTGCTGCTGCTCACCGCCGAGGACGAGCCGCTGCGCCCTGCGCACGATGACGCGCTGGCGGCGGCGCCTGCCGGCCATGCGCAGTTCTCATACCCTGGCGGCCATCCGTTGATCGGCGTGGGGCGCGAGGCGGAGTACATCGAGCCGATCGCCGCATTCCTGCGCGCGCACCTTCCGGCTTGCTGA
- a CDS encoding amidohydrolase family protein: MASARVDHTPSTRVSIPEMVGIGFPCDRELQRDSLPFPAGTRLISSDSHWLETGDVWTSRFPEHLRDKAPKVVRTPKGWNIEVGGRMRFPDIITEAQDTFECLPGMSEVEARLADLDAEGVEKELLFPQKVLSLIREADLEARAWVFRGYNQYIASICAQAPDRLYGVGIANFWDPDAFESSIEEIRALGLKAIMAPIMPGQRPDGTDILYASPEMDPFWSAVEKSVLPFCFHIGEAVKIDSFGGLGAHFLSQTGGFRLNWGALTFGGVFDRHPALKVVFVEAGINWVAGAIQDADLAYEAFHPLMTPQLRHTPSWYWFNHCYATFMTDAAGLALLDFIGADRVMWSTDYPHNESTVGYTRSAAHAVFAATSEDNAKKIVGETALDVFDMR; the protein is encoded by the coding sequence ATGGCCTCCGCACGTGTTGACCACACGCCTTCGACGCGCGTCAGTATACCGGAGATGGTCGGGATCGGCTTTCCCTGCGACCGCGAACTGCAGCGCGATTCGCTGCCTTTTCCCGCCGGTACGCGGCTGATTTCCTCGGACAGCCACTGGCTTGAAACCGGCGATGTCTGGACCAGTCGCTTCCCCGAGCATCTGCGGGACAAGGCGCCGAAAGTCGTGCGCACGCCGAAAGGCTGGAACATCGAAGTCGGCGGCAGAATGCGCTTCCCTGACATCATCACGGAGGCGCAGGACACCTTCGAATGTCTGCCCGGCATGAGCGAAGTCGAGGCGCGGCTCGCCGATCTCGACGCCGAAGGGGTGGAGAAGGAACTGCTGTTCCCGCAGAAGGTGCTCTCGCTGATCCGCGAGGCCGACCTCGAAGCGCGCGCCTGGGTGTTCCGGGGCTACAACCAGTATATCGCATCCATCTGCGCGCAGGCGCCCGACCGGCTCTACGGCGTCGGCATCGCGAACTTCTGGGATCCGGATGCCTTCGAATCCTCAATCGAGGAGATCCGCGCGCTCGGCCTCAAGGCGATCATGGCACCGATCATGCCGGGGCAGCGACCCGACGGCACCGACATCCTCTATGCCAGCCCCGAGATGGACCCGTTCTGGAGCGCCGTCGAGAAATCCGTCCTGCCCTTCTGCTTCCATATCGGCGAGGCGGTTAAGATCGACAGCTTCGGCGGGTTGGGCGCGCACTTCCTTTCGCAGACCGGCGGTTTCCGGCTCAATTGGGGCGCGCTGACGTTCGGCGGCGTCTTCGACAGGCATCCCGCCCTCAAGGTCGTCTTCGTCGAGGCAGGCATCAACTGGGTGGCCGGCGCGATCCAGGACGCGGACCTTGCCTATGAGGCTTTCCATCCGCTGATGACGCCGCAGCTCAGGCACACGCCGAGCTGGTACTGGTTCAACCACTGCTACGCGACCTTCATGACCGACGCGGCGGGCCTTGCACTGCTCGACTTCATCGGCGCCGACCGGGTCATGTGGTCCACCGACTACCCGCATAACGAGAGCACGGTGGGCTACACGCGCTCTGCGGCACATGCCGTGTTCGCGGCGACGAGCGAGGACAACGCGAAGAAGATCGTCGGCGAGACCGCGCTCGACGTCTTCGACATGCGCTGA
- a CDS encoding FAD-dependent monooxygenase, producing MHVVIVGGGIAGLTLAIALRRFGHTAAIYEQADELREAGAGLTVWPNACRVLFDLGLKDKLDAIAVEPPVQKIFHYRSGEELHAFERGTKMRADYGAPLYQMHRQDLHGTLIDAVREGDPASIHLSHRAVGIERTATGGRVVFANGAVAEGDLVVGCDGIRSSIRELVFGHEEPLFTNVIAYRAVVPAERLGDAFRADPTGIHLGPQSNFVHYFIRNRTAVNFLAFALVDTWEEEGWRIPATHDEVLARFGDYNAIVTDLIRAAPAEALFKWGLFDREVREIWSDGPFVLLGDAAHPMLPFLGQGAGMVIEDALILARAVTEKPDLRTALAAYQAARKPRANYALRTSREHGRYFNSHPDEGGSPGEALGHTLDLNDYDAMRVPI from the coding sequence ATGCATGTCGTCATCGTCGGCGGCGGAATCGCGGGCTTGACCCTTGCCATCGCGCTGCGCCGCTTCGGGCATACCGCCGCGATCTATGAGCAGGCGGACGAACTGCGCGAGGCGGGCGCGGGGCTTACCGTGTGGCCCAATGCCTGCCGGGTTCTGTTCGACCTTGGCCTCAAAGACAAGCTCGACGCCATCGCGGTCGAGCCGCCGGTCCAGAAGATCTTCCACTACCGCTCCGGCGAGGAGCTTCATGCCTTCGAACGCGGGACGAAGATGCGCGCGGACTATGGGGCGCCACTCTATCAAATGCACCGGCAAGATCTGCACGGCACACTGATCGATGCGGTTCGTGAGGGCGATCCGGCCTCCATCCACCTGTCGCACCGCGCCGTCGGGATCGAGCGCACCGCTACCGGCGGACGCGTCGTCTTCGCGAACGGGGCGGTTGCGGAGGGCGATCTCGTCGTCGGCTGCGATGGCATCCGTTCTTCGATCCGGGAACTCGTGTTCGGGCACGAGGAGCCGCTGTTCACCAATGTCATCGCCTATCGCGCCGTCGTCCCGGCCGAGCGACTGGGCGATGCTTTCCGCGCCGATCCGACCGGCATCCACCTCGGGCCGCAAAGCAACTTCGTCCACTACTTCATCCGCAACCGGACGGCGGTGAACTTCCTCGCCTTCGCGCTTGTCGATACGTGGGAAGAGGAAGGCTGGCGCATCCCTGCCACGCATGACGAAGTGCTGGCCCGCTTCGGCGACTACAACGCCATCGTCACCGACCTCATCCGCGCCGCGCCCGCAGAGGCGCTGTTCAAGTGGGGCCTGTTCGACCGCGAGGTCCGCGAAATCTGGTCAGACGGCCCCTTCGTCCTGCTCGGCGACGCGGCGCATCCGATGCTGCCGTTTCTCGGACAGGGCGCAGGCATGGTCATCGAGGATGCGCTGATCCTCGCCCGCGCCGTGACCGAGAAGCCGGACCTGCGCACCGCGCTGGCCGCCTATCAGGCCGCCCGCAAGCCGCGCGCCAACTATGCATTGCGCACCAGCCGGGAGCATGGGCGCTACTTCAACTCCCACCCCGACGAGGGCGGATCGCCCGGCGAGGCGCTCGGCCACACGCTTGACCTCAACGACTACGACGCGATGCGCGTCCCCATCTGA
- a CDS encoding carboxymuconolactone decarboxylase family protein, with protein sequence MTSTDSKPNADGHRLFELLFGPKLAKRYTDAYAVRPDSFQDLVFGKIGPMVWFRDGLDLRTKLVTMIVIFATTAQDVQFKIFCRSALIHGITPQEIEELLLLVGLEAGMPRAANALDWLTATIAEHEAFLAEEGSY encoded by the coding sequence ATGACAAGCACGGATTCGAAGCCGAACGCGGACGGGCACCGTTTGTTCGAACTGCTTTTCGGCCCCAAGCTGGCAAAGCGCTACACCGATGCCTACGCGGTGCGGCCCGACAGCTTTCAGGACCTGGTGTTCGGCAAGATCGGGCCGATGGTCTGGTTCCGTGACGGGCTGGACCTGCGCACCAAGCTCGTCACCATGATCGTCATCTTCGCGACGACGGCGCAGGATGTGCAGTTCAAGATCTTCTGCCGCTCGGCACTGATCCACGGCATTACGCCGCAGGAAATCGAGGAACTGCTGCTGCTCGTCGGGCTGGAGGCGGGCATGCCGCGTGCCGCCAATGCGCTCGACTGGCTGACCGCGACCATCGCGGAGCATGAGGCGTTCCTCGCCGAAGAGGGCAGCTACTGA
- a CDS encoding IclR family transcriptional regulator domain-containing protein — protein MHIAMAGRCCSPRSIRAITTWWIFLYARIDMGPINDTLAHMDSLSSPLRALSRGIGVLRAISQSGPISLSEMVEATGLAHTTVVRIVRTLESDGLVRRIDGSKRYAVTELTLGLSCGFTQDDRLTQQAAEPIRELTRQVGWPIAILTRVGGAMIVRDSTVRETSLTFNVYDAGITLPMFASAAGRVFFAFSTADERAEMLARALQGGPSTSTHVLEEFRREDVIERIRRDGHVAMSSVGSEERVRGNAAIAVPILIDGSVRGALSLVFFSRAMPLARAIAQLVPPLSETARGLSIRLGRGDQARRPVGERIFSN, from the coding sequence GTGCATATCGCTATGGCCGGGCGGTGCTGCTCACCACGCTCGATCCGTGCAATCACCACCTGGTGGATTTTTTTGTATGCACGCATCGACATGGGGCCGATCAATGACACTCTCGCCCATATGGACAGCCTCAGTTCTCCTCTCAGGGCCCTGAGCCGCGGCATCGGAGTGCTGCGAGCCATCAGCCAGTCCGGCCCGATCAGTCTGAGCGAAATGGTCGAGGCGACCGGGCTGGCGCACACCACTGTCGTGCGCATCGTGCGCACGCTGGAATCCGATGGGCTGGTGAGGCGCATCGACGGCAGCAAGCGTTATGCCGTGACGGAGCTGACGCTTGGTCTGTCATGCGGGTTCACTCAGGACGACAGGCTGACGCAGCAAGCGGCGGAACCAATCCGGGAACTGACCCGGCAGGTCGGTTGGCCCATCGCCATACTGACCCGCGTCGGCGGTGCGATGATCGTGCGGGATTCCACCGTGCGGGAGACCTCGCTGACGTTCAACGTCTACGATGCCGGGATAACCCTCCCGATGTTCGCATCTGCTGCCGGGCGGGTGTTCTTCGCGTTCTCGACGGCCGACGAGCGCGCGGAAATGCTCGCTCGTGCCCTTCAGGGCGGCCCTTCGACAAGTACGCACGTGCTTGAGGAATTTCGGCGGGAGGATGTCATCGAGCGCATCCGGCGCGATGGCCATGTCGCCATGTCCAGCGTCGGATCCGAGGAGCGGGTGCGGGGCAATGCGGCGATTGCGGTCCCCATACTCATCGATGGGAGCGTTCGCGGCGCCTTGTCGCTGGTGTTCTTCAGCCGCGCGATGCCGTTGGCGCGAGCGATCGCCCAACTCGTTCCCCCGCTTTCGGAAACCGCCCGCGGACTAAGCATACGCCTTGGGCGGGGCGATCAGGCGCGGCGACCGGTCGGAGAGCGGATTTTCTCAAATTAG